The Trichosurus vulpecula isolate mTriVul1 chromosome 3, mTriVul1.pri, whole genome shotgun sequence genome includes a window with the following:
- the PROCR gene encoding endothelial protein C receptor, with translation MLPLLSLFSWVICCQGAMEGSQSFIILQLSHFWDPSSVQFWGNASLGGLTTHTLEGSGHNISIQQLQRLEPPEHWKQTKEQLLTYLSEFQGLVQLVNKERGVAFPLTLRCSLGCELPPDGQDAHVFFEVALNGSSFVSFQPEKALWSASPDQSHPPELYDFTLKQLNSYNRTRFELLEFLQDKCVGFLKQHTDRVSKPVSPSYTMLILGIIMGVFTISSVAVGIFLCTGGRWS, from the exons ATGCTCCCGCTTCTGTCCCTCTTCAGCTGGGTGATCTGTTGCCAGGGAGCAATGGAAG GTTCTCAGAGCTTCATCATACTTCAGCTGTCTCACTTCTGGGACCCATCCTCAGTGCAGTTCTGGGGCAACGCCTCTCTTGGGGGATTGACCACTCACACTCTGGAGGGCAGTGGCCACAACATCTCCATTCAGCAGCTGCAGCGTCTGGAGCCCCCTGAGCACTGGAAGCAGACTAAGGAGCAACTGCTCACCTACCTTAGTGAATTCCAAGGCTTAGTACAGCTGGTGAACAAGGAGCGAGGAGTGGCCT TCCCACTGACCCTGCGCTGTTCTCTGGGCTGTGAGTTGCCCCCTGATGGCCAAGATGCCCATGTCTTCTTTGAAGTGGCCCTGAATGGGAGCTCCTTTGTGAGCTTCCAACCAGAGAAGGCCCTATGGTCAGCAAGCCCAGACCAGAGCCACCCCCCAGAGCTATACGACTTTACCCTGAAGCAGCTAAACAGCTATAACCGAACCAGGTTCGAGCTTCTGGAATTCTTACAGGACAAATGTGTGGGCTTCCTGAAGCAGCACACGGACAGAGTCTCAAAGCCAG TTTCTCCATCCTACACAATGCTGATTCTGGGCATCATCATGGGTGTCTTCACCATCTCCAGTGTGGCTGTTGGCATCTTCCTGTGCACAGGGGGAAGGTGGAGCTAA